In Desulfovibrio gilichinskyi, a genomic segment contains:
- the rocD gene encoding ornithine--oxo-acid transaminase, with translation MRQSDYMALEEEFGAKNYKPLEVVLERGEGVWVWDVEGKKYMDCLSAYSAVNQGHCHPKIKKAMIEQAEKLTLTSRAFRNDQLGPFYKELCALTGSHKVLPMNSGAEAVETAIKAVRKWGYLVKGVPEDRAEIIVCADNFHGRTITIVGFSTDPVSRKGFGPFTPGFKIIPFGDFAALEKAITPNTVGFLVEPIQGEAGVIIPPAGYFKNVREICTANNISLILDEIQTGLGRTGKLFAEEHEGIEADLTLIGKALSGGFYPVSAVLSNSEVLSVLKPGEHGSTFGGNPLACAVARAALKVLTEENMIDNARNSGALFLAGLQEIKNDKIKEVRGRGLLLAVEFKPEAGGARLYCEKLKEQGLLCKETHNNIIRFAPPLVITAEQVGWALKMIKPILSQ, from the coding sequence ATGCGACAATCCGACTACATGGCACTGGAAGAAGAATTCGGAGCGAAAAACTATAAACCTCTTGAAGTAGTTCTAGAACGCGGGGAAGGTGTTTGGGTTTGGGATGTTGAGGGTAAAAAATACATGGACTGCCTCTCGGCATATTCAGCAGTTAATCAAGGTCACTGCCACCCGAAAATTAAAAAAGCCATGATTGAACAGGCTGAAAAGCTTACGCTGACTTCGCGAGCCTTCAGAAATGATCAGTTGGGCCCTTTTTATAAAGAACTATGCGCCCTAACCGGATCGCACAAGGTCCTGCCCATGAACAGCGGGGCTGAAGCTGTTGAAACAGCCATCAAAGCGGTTAGAAAATGGGGTTATCTTGTCAAAGGAGTACCTGAAGATCGAGCTGAAATAATAGTATGCGCCGATAATTTTCATGGAAGAACTATTACGATTGTAGGATTTTCAACTGACCCGGTATCCAGAAAGGGATTCGGACCTTTCACCCCCGGGTTTAAAATTATTCCGTTCGGCGACTTTGCAGCACTTGAAAAAGCAATCACCCCGAATACCGTCGGCTTTCTGGTTGAACCCATACAGGGCGAAGCAGGAGTAATAATTCCACCGGCCGGATATTTTAAAAATGTCAGAGAAATCTGTACTGCAAATAATATAAGTTTAATTCTGGATGAAATCCAGACGGGACTTGGACGCACAGGAAAGTTATTTGCTGAAGAACATGAAGGTATTGAAGCTGATTTAACACTCATAGGCAAAGCTCTTTCCGGTGGATTCTATCCGGTTTCAGCGGTACTTTCCAATTCTGAAGTTCTGAGCGTTCTCAAGCCTGGCGAACATGGATCAACCTTTGGAGGAAATCCTCTTGCGTGTGCTGTTGCCCGTGCTGCTCTTAAAGTGCTTACGGAAGAAAACATGATTGATAACGCACGAAATTCTGGAGCACTGTTTTTAGCAGGGTTGCAGGAAATAAAAAACGATAAAATAAAAGAAGTCAGAGGGAGAGGATTGCTGCTGGCTGTTGAATTTAAGCCGGAAGCAGGAGGAGCCAGACTTTATTGCGAAAAGCTGAAAGAACAAGGACTGTTGTGCAAAGAGACACATAATAATATTATAAGATTTGCTCCGCCGCTAGTGATAACAGCTGAACAGGTGGGCTGGGCTTTAAAAATGATCAAACCCATTCTATCCCAATGA
- the cas1 gene encoding CRISPR-associated endonuclease Cas1 yields the protein MTTDLSSLSSLSWYCVQISLTNTRNTFAKQHPLFVLDAIFKFALGRAGLRGLQYCFHPVDKPFGCRISKGLRYELEFIFPFATPDQINCFLQGLSDHLSEPANNFELSCAGDIRHETLADLAEPDCSGSPAEVCLDFVTPFPFKPTDSKRRWMVGKWKFFDAFCRRANTFFDLDLKLSDEFLEGITVHPYFWSYEQYGHKSQSSRGTQYLNGMTGPLYLKGNLTKIMPLLLICSRIHAGRRVATGQGYYELKTAEPYFDVLLKNDYALGVAASRINRDSDFSAELERDYGSIEKAVFEMRDRLLSGKFSCSPAVPFEMRKPYGGSRVIGTCSPEDTLTQKLLHQLLSPVMDRMFEHSSIGFRKGRSRDDAKRMIQQAIREGCRYVFESDIDSFFDEIDRPTMILKLRNVLPQADRMIVKALESCINSGLIDEEGQNTKGLVQGSSLSPLLSNLYLDSVDERMDELGYRFIRYADDFIVLARSEEECSKAFEDMCTVLEPLGLRLKAEKTRISNIDPGFKFFGIDLDSDLAWESIEQAQLKRTVYVCNHFASLGVDIDCLAIRKDGIVIARIPFARTNEIVVYGNSAVSTKLIQKCSYEKIPITFCTPSGHYINTLYPDSRQYHITSGTHMSRYESVGEAKREDAAKALVSAKINNYIQWLSTRDLPDNLLHKLEHAEQAVHTALSKGSLMGVEGNAAKLCFSIFNSFILDSSMCSQERVPRSKPDQLNALLDFCYTLLFNRINSLLRVRGLNPYLGILHSNKNDYESLVADLQEPFRARMDRFTLRLLNKNIITSKDFEAVTATKFKLIGSSMGKILEHFEREMCIRIATESGTFAQLLDAQVQNLQSWVMGRDKLKFFRSGERNLVMGEVEII from the coding sequence ATGACAACAGATCTAAGTTCCCTCTCTTCTCTCAGTTGGTACTGCGTTCAAATATCCCTGACTAATACCCGCAATACTTTTGCAAAGCAGCATCCGCTCTTTGTTCTGGATGCTATTTTCAAGTTCGCCCTCGGGCGGGCTGGTCTGCGCGGGCTGCAATATTGTTTTCATCCGGTCGATAAACCTTTCGGCTGCCGGATCAGTAAAGGTTTACGGTATGAGTTGGAATTTATTTTCCCGTTCGCCACGCCAGATCAGATAAATTGCTTTCTTCAAGGTCTTTCAGATCATCTTTCCGAGCCTGCTAATAATTTTGAATTGAGTTGTGCCGGTGATATCAGACACGAAACGTTGGCCGATCTTGCTGAGCCGGACTGTTCCGGTTCTCCGGCGGAAGTGTGCCTTGATTTTGTGACTCCATTTCCGTTTAAACCGACTGACAGCAAGCGTCGCTGGATGGTTGGAAAATGGAAATTTTTTGATGCATTCTGTAGGCGGGCCAATACTTTTTTTGATCTGGATCTAAAGCTTAGTGATGAATTTCTGGAAGGCATTACTGTCCATCCATACTTTTGGAGTTACGAGCAATACGGGCATAAGTCTCAGAGCAGCAGGGGGACGCAGTATCTTAACGGTATGACCGGACCTTTATATTTAAAAGGTAATTTGACAAAGATTATGCCCCTGCTTCTGATTTGTTCACGTATCCACGCAGGGCGGAGGGTAGCTACGGGACAGGGATATTATGAGTTGAAAACTGCCGAGCCATATTTTGATGTGCTTTTGAAAAATGATTACGCACTTGGTGTTGCTGCTTCCAGAATTAACAGGGACAGTGATTTTTCAGCTGAGCTTGAGCGGGATTACGGATCGATAGAAAAAGCTGTATTTGAAATGCGTGATCGTCTTTTAAGTGGAAAATTTTCATGTTCACCGGCAGTACCTTTTGAGATGCGTAAACCTTATGGTGGAAGCAGGGTCATTGGGACATGTTCACCGGAGGATACGCTGACCCAGAAATTGTTGCACCAGCTTCTTTCGCCTGTAATGGATCGCATGTTCGAACACTCTTCTATAGGTTTCAGGAAAGGGCGTTCCCGTGATGATGCAAAGAGAATGATTCAGCAAGCTATTCGCGAGGGATGCCGCTATGTGTTTGAATCGGATATTGATTCCTTTTTTGATGAAATAGACCGACCGACCATGATCCTCAAGCTCAGGAATGTCCTGCCGCAAGCTGATAGAATGATCGTTAAAGCTCTGGAGTCGTGCATTAATTCTGGTCTGATTGATGAAGAGGGACAAAACACAAAAGGTCTGGTGCAGGGCAGTTCTCTTTCTCCGTTGCTTTCGAATCTTTATCTGGACAGTGTTGATGAGCGTATGGATGAACTCGGGTATCGTTTTATCCGATACGCAGATGACTTTATCGTTTTAGCCCGCAGTGAAGAAGAGTGTAGCAAGGCGTTTGAGGATATGTGTACAGTACTTGAACCGCTCGGTTTGCGGCTTAAGGCGGAAAAGACCCGCATCAGCAATATTGACCCGGGATTTAAATTTTTCGGGATTGATCTGGACAGTGATCTTGCATGGGAAAGCATCGAACAGGCACAGCTTAAAAGAACAGTTTACGTGTGCAATCATTTTGCTTCACTGGGTGTGGATATTGACTGTCTGGCAATCAGGAAAGACGGAATTGTCATTGCGCGTATTCCGTTTGCCCGTACCAATGAAATTGTCGTTTATGGAAACAGCGCGGTCTCGACCAAGCTGATTCAGAAGTGCAGCTATGAAAAGATTCCTATTACTTTTTGTACTCCATCAGGTCATTATATAAATACTCTCTACCCAGATTCCCGGCAGTACCATATTACATCCGGCACTCACATGTCCCGTTATGAATCCGTTGGTGAGGCGAAAAGGGAGGACGCCGCCAAAGCTCTGGTAAGCGCGAAGATCAATAATTACATTCAGTGGCTTTCCACCCGTGATCTGCCGGATAATTTATTACACAAACTTGAACATGCGGAACAGGCTGTTCATACTGCTTTAAGTAAAGGTAGTCTGATGGGAGTTGAGGGTAATGCCGCGAAATTGTGTTTTTCAATTTTCAATTCTTTTATTCTGGATAGTTCCATGTGCAGTCAGGAGAGAGTTCCCCGTTCAAAGCCTGACCAACTCAACGCACTGCTGGATTTTTGCTACACCCTGTTGTTCAACCGCATAAACTCTCTGCTGCGGGTGAGAGGATTGAATCCGTATCTTGGCATTTTGCATAGCAACAAAAATGACTATGAATCTCTGGTTGCCGATTTGCAGGAACCTTTCCGGGCCAGAATGGACCGTTTTACATTACGGTTGCTTAATAAAAACATCATAACTTCTAAGGATTTTGAAGCCGTTACTGCTACAAAATTTAAACTGATCGGTAGCAGTATGGGTAAGATTCTTGAGCATTTTGAAAGGGAAATGTGCATCCGCATAGCAACAGAATCCGGAACATTTGCACAGTTGCTGGATGCGCAGGTTCAGAACCTGCAAAGCTGGGTTATGGGACGGGATAAATTGAAATTTTTCCGTAGCGGAGAAAGGAATTTGGTTATGGGAGAAGTTGAAATTATTTGA
- a CDS encoding SpoIIE family protein phosphatase has product MKIRWKILLILLTFAMLPLILIKAYGLDTLRDLGSDLQIQTRVTLLERARSSLADIAEGTAARINLEDLLYRTSIKTMQGEAENLLSKKEILTLAHPPFITSPEGVENMPTLYTHPDYKKSTLRGRGMRSSRENKTSHVKKGALVDIPISLNHISFWLPQGLSKRAAMPSIRKLAPMLPTFQSCSQTLNKLALWQEITLENGLQVSYPAHNAFPPRYDPRISSWYKEVKDTLKTFWMHPVPEPATKSLCYRLSSPLFNEKDKFIGVVSLVVPVGIAINSALLMSTEKNVKIMMVVSDHSTTSNKEKLLVIGRNKGSAEENISANSKGHLWQAPPKPEWIYEDTPEFATLVDDVDNQRSGVLQMDCEGIPSLWTYSPINKDMALLIVTPVIDFTAEADKAEQYVSKSIARQIKDTTLIALAIISALGIVAYFASQNFASPIRKISEAVTKVGQGDWDARADVNSHDELGDLADSFNLMVPQLRERSSILQALSLADEAQQNLLPKSTPQVSGAEIGAKCVFSEKTGGDYFDFIGCATCGEDIFATAIGDVSGHGISAALLMTSARAYIRALTGQGRPLVEIVSKVNSLVTTDCAQTGHFMTLFTAICDTNKKTLNWIRAGHDPALIYTPETDEFEELIGTGLAIGVDEYYLYKENFTQLKSGQIVVLYTDGIWEAHSPKGEQFGKSQLREIIRDYYDKPAQQIAEIIHKQVSDYRRGLPLEDDCTVIIIKFL; this is encoded by the coding sequence ATGAAAATCCGGTGGAAAATACTTCTTATCCTTCTTACATTTGCGATGTTGCCACTAATCCTTATCAAGGCATATGGATTAGATACTCTCAGAGATCTCGGTTCAGACCTTCAAATACAAACCAGAGTAACTCTGCTTGAACGGGCAAGAAGCTCCCTTGCGGACATTGCCGAAGGAACAGCAGCAAGAATTAACCTTGAAGATCTCCTGTACAGAACAAGTATCAAGACCATGCAGGGAGAAGCAGAAAATCTGCTGTCTAAAAAAGAAATCCTGACACTGGCTCATCCTCCATTCATAACTAGTCCGGAAGGCGTGGAAAACATGCCTACACTTTATACTCACCCGGATTATAAAAAATCAACTCTGAGAGGGCGCGGCATGCGTTCCTCCCGGGAAAACAAGACTAGTCACGTGAAAAAAGGAGCTCTTGTAGATATCCCTATTTCATTAAATCACATATCTTTCTGGCTGCCGCAGGGGCTGTCGAAACGTGCAGCAATGCCTTCAATACGTAAACTGGCACCCATGTTGCCGACATTTCAATCATGCAGTCAAACACTGAACAAATTAGCTCTCTGGCAGGAGATTACTCTTGAAAACGGTCTGCAGGTAAGCTACCCGGCACACAACGCCTTCCCTCCGAGATACGATCCTCGCATCAGCAGCTGGTATAAAGAAGTCAAAGACACGCTTAAAACATTCTGGATGCATCCAGTTCCTGAACCGGCGACAAAATCACTCTGCTACCGGCTTTCCAGTCCGTTATTCAATGAGAAAGATAAATTTATCGGCGTTGTTTCCCTGGTCGTTCCGGTGGGCATTGCAATTAACAGTGCGCTACTCATGAGCACTGAGAAAAATGTTAAAATAATGATGGTCGTCTCAGACCATTCAACGACCTCAAACAAAGAGAAACTCCTTGTCATCGGTCGGAATAAAGGTTCCGCCGAGGAAAACATCTCAGCAAATTCAAAAGGCCATCTCTGGCAGGCTCCGCCTAAGCCGGAATGGATTTATGAGGATACCCCTGAATTTGCCACTCTTGTTGATGATGTAGACAATCAGCGATCCGGAGTTCTTCAGATGGATTGTGAGGGAATACCTTCACTTTGGACCTACAGCCCCATCAATAAAGACATGGCTCTGTTAATTGTAACTCCTGTAATAGACTTCACAGCCGAAGCAGATAAGGCTGAGCAATATGTAAGTAAAAGCATCGCGAGGCAAATCAAGGATACAACCCTTATTGCTTTAGCCATAATTTCTGCCCTTGGAATTGTTGCTTATTTTGCATCACAAAATTTTGCATCCCCAATCCGCAAGATATCAGAAGCTGTAACCAAAGTTGGGCAAGGCGACTGGGATGCCAGAGCAGACGTAAATTCTCATGACGAATTAGGAGATCTGGCTGACAGTTTCAACCTGATGGTGCCGCAGCTCCGAGAACGATCCTCCATACTTCAGGCGTTGTCACTGGCTGATGAAGCCCAGCAGAATCTGCTTCCTAAATCGACACCGCAGGTTTCCGGAGCGGAAATCGGAGCCAAGTGTGTTTTCTCAGAAAAAACCGGTGGAGACTACTTTGACTTCATAGGCTGCGCAACATGCGGAGAAGATATTTTTGCAACAGCAATTGGGGACGTGTCCGGACATGGAATCAGCGCGGCACTGCTTATGACCAGCGCAAGGGCTTACATCCGCGCCCTGACCGGACAGGGCAGACCCCTTGTTGAAATAGTAAGCAAAGTTAACAGTCTTGTAACAACAGACTGTGCACAGACAGGTCATTTTATGACATTGTTCACTGCTATCTGCGACACCAACAAGAAAACTCTGAACTGGATTAGAGCCGGCCATGATCCGGCATTGATCTATACTCCGGAAACTGATGAATTTGAGGAGCTGATAGGAACAGGACTAGCTATTGGAGTTGATGAATATTATCTTTACAAAGAGAATTTTACCCAGTTAAAATCAGGGCAAATTGTTGTTCTTTATACTGACGGCATATGGGAAGCACACAGTCCGAAGGGTGAACAATTCGGCAAATCTCAACTCAGAGAAATTATTAGAGATTATTATGACAAACCGGCTCAGCAAATTGCAGAAATTATTCATAAACAAGTTTCAGACTACAGGAGAGGTCTTCCTCTTGAAGATGATTGCACCGTCATCATTATAAAATTCTTATGA
- the cas2 gene encoding CRISPR-associated endonuclease Cas2 has protein sequence MSKITRHLIAYDISCDKERYKVSKVLEGFGFRVQESVFECDLNTRLKRKLISKLENLEVETGFISIYLVGSHKPKDIGNAPPRFNENYAFVI, from the coding sequence ATGAGTAAAATCACACGCCACCTCATTGCTTACGATATTTCTTGTGATAAGGAACGCTATAAGGTTTCTAAGGTGCTTGAGGGATTTGGTTTCCGGGTTCAGGAGAGCGTTTTTGAATGTGATTTAAATACTCGTCTGAAAAGGAAACTCATATCAAAACTTGAGAATCTTGAAGTAGAAACCGGATTTATTTCTATCTATCTTGTGGGTAGCCATAAGCCCAAGGATATCGGCAATGCCCCGCCTCGTTTTAATGAAAATTACGCCTTCGTTATCTAA
- the nuoH gene encoding NADH-quinone oxidoreductase subunit NuoH, with translation MGTDFLLGLIVLIIKSAVVLLVVLTLAAYLVLFERKLLGRMQLRYGPNRVGPYGLFQLAADGVKLLLKEDLVPDGADKLLFLIAPGILTFTTLTVFALIPFGGEIHLFGHTVPLVIGDTDIGVLIFLALSSIGVYSVALGGWASNNKFSLIGAVRGVAQMISYELPLSLSLVPIFMLAGSLSLVDIVDAQKGYPFILVQPVAALIFFICGLAESKRIPFDIPEGENELQAGFHTEYSGMRFALFFLGEYINMLLLGALMAVFFLGGWHGPWLPGPVWLLLKTAIIPFLLVWTRGTLPRLRYDQLMHFCWKVLMPLALVNIIITGAVMAA, from the coding sequence ATGGGTACGGACTTCCTGCTTGGTCTGATTGTGCTGATCATCAAAAGCGCGGTAGTACTTCTGGTGGTATTGACTCTTGCCGCCTATCTTGTGCTTTTCGAGCGCAAGTTGCTGGGACGCATGCAACTGCGCTACGGGCCCAATCGCGTCGGGCCGTACGGATTGTTCCAGCTCGCGGCGGATGGGGTAAAATTACTTCTCAAGGAAGACCTTGTGCCTGACGGAGCAGATAAATTACTATTTCTGATCGCTCCCGGAATTCTGACCTTCACGACTCTGACGGTCTTTGCGCTGATTCCCTTTGGCGGAGAAATCCATCTCTTCGGGCATACTGTTCCGCTGGTCATAGGTGACACGGATATCGGTGTGCTCATCTTTTTAGCTCTTTCTTCTATCGGAGTATACAGCGTGGCCCTAGGCGGCTGGGCCTCAAACAATAAATTTTCCCTCATCGGAGCTGTGCGCGGAGTTGCGCAGATGATCAGCTACGAACTGCCCCTGTCCTTGTCTCTGGTTCCCATATTCATGCTGGCAGGTTCACTGAGCCTTGTAGACATCGTGGACGCGCAGAAGGGCTACCCGTTCATCCTTGTCCAGCCCGTGGCCGCCCTGATATTTTTTATATGCGGTCTAGCCGAATCCAAGCGAATTCCATTCGACATCCCGGAAGGTGAAAACGAACTTCAGGCCGGATTTCATACTGAATACAGCGGCATGCGGTTCGCCCTGTTCTTTCTGGGAGAGTATATAAACATGCTGCTGCTGGGCGCGCTCATGGCCGTCTTCTTTCTGGGAGGCTGGCATGGTCCTTGGCTTCCCGGTCCGGTCTGGCTGCTGCTCAAAACAGCCATCATCCCCTTCCTGCTGGTATGGACCAGAGGCACCTTGCCAAGGCTGCGCTACGACCAACTTATGCACTTTTGCTGGAAGGTGCTCATGCCTCTGGCACTGGTCAATATAATCATCACCGGAGCCGTCATGGCCGCCTAG
- a CDS encoding IS3 family transposase: MSVSRSGYYDWKKRSTSKQEKRQEIIIEAARQSYLDSGKMYGYRKVHHDVLENTGLYCCAETVSPLLAAEGLKSKTIRRHRYPKTAKVKSVIPNVLSRNFTALEPNQKWVSDITYIYRLCFTGTV; this comes from the coding sequence TTGTCAGTCAGTAGAAGCGGCTATTACGACTGGAAAAAGAGATCTACGAGTAAGCAAGAGAAACGACAGGAAATAATTATTGAGGCTGCACGTCAGTCTTATTTGGACAGTGGGAAGATGTATGGGTATCGAAAAGTGCACCATGATGTGCTTGAAAATACAGGTCTTTATTGCTGTGCTGAAACCGTAAGCCCCCTACTTGCTGCCGAAGGATTGAAATCTAAAACGATCCGCAGACATCGCTACCCGAAAACAGCTAAAGTTAAAAGTGTCATTCCAAATGTTCTTTCTCGTAACTTTACGGCTCTCGAGCCAAACCAGAAATGGGTTTCGGATATAACGTACATCTATCGCTTATGTTTCACCGGAACAGTTTGA
- a CDS encoding DUF554 domain-containing protein: MIPIGSLVNAAAIIGGSLIGVMLHSRFPERIRQIVFQGLGLSTMVIGMQMALKVQDILILIFSILIGGIIGELLKLDTLFERLASKLKKMTGSTDAGFIDGLITASLIFCIGAMAIIGSFEEGIKGNTTIVFTKSILDGFASIALASTYGIGVLFAFIPVLLYQGALTIFANSFQEWFSPMMIAQLTATGGVLIIGISMILLDVKKINLSNLLPSLGIVILLTAYFK, translated from the coding sequence ATGATTCCAATCGGCTCGCTCGTCAACGCTGCCGCCATTATCGGCGGATCACTTATCGGAGTCATGCTCCACAGCAGATTTCCTGAACGTATCAGGCAGATTGTTTTCCAAGGGCTGGGCCTCAGCACCATGGTTATAGGTATGCAGATGGCCCTCAAAGTTCAGGACATTCTTATTCTCATATTCAGCATCTTAATCGGCGGAATAATTGGAGAATTACTTAAGCTTGATACTCTTTTTGAACGGCTTGCCAGTAAACTTAAAAAAATGACCGGATCAACCGACGCAGGATTCATTGACGGTCTTATCACTGCGTCTCTTATTTTCTGCATCGGGGCGATGGCTATCATAGGCTCCTTTGAAGAAGGAATAAAAGGCAATACCACCATAGTTTTCACAAAATCAATTCTCGACGGCTTTGCGTCCATTGCTCTGGCCTCGACTTATGGAATAGGAGTTCTTTTCGCTTTTATTCCGGTTCTTCTTTATCAAGGGGCGCTGACAATTTTTGCAAACTCGTTTCAAGAATGGTTTTCGCCAATGATGATTGCGCAGCTTACGGCTACAGGCGGAGTTCTAATAATCGGCATCAGCATGATTCTGCTTGATGTTAAAAAAATCAACTTGTCGAACCTGCTCCCTTCTCTTGGAATAGTCATTTTACTCACTGCTTATTTTAAATAA
- a CDS encoding TIGR00730 family Rossman fold protein: MKSLCIFLGANPGNDEKYAKAARDMGRELAKRKITTVYGGSDMGLMGILAESALEAGGKVIGVIPENLVKKNVAHPLLTELHVTESMHERKALMAELSDGFIAMPGGIGTMDEIFEIFTWAQLGFHSKPCGLLNIDGYYDTLLSFLNSVVKEGFLKSVHKDMLLTADSPAKIIDSFAGYEAPVVSKWVENAKVETRKHQ; encoded by the coding sequence ATGAAAAGTTTGTGTATTTTCCTTGGAGCAAATCCGGGAAATGATGAAAAATACGCAAAGGCGGCCCGCGATATGGGTCGCGAATTAGCTAAGCGTAAAATAACCACTGTTTATGGTGGTTCGGACATGGGGCTCATGGGAATTCTAGCTGAAAGTGCGCTGGAGGCAGGAGGAAAAGTTATCGGGGTTATTCCTGAAAATCTTGTAAAAAAGAATGTGGCTCACCCGCTGCTGACGGAACTGCACGTTACGGAATCAATGCATGAGCGCAAGGCTTTGATGGCAGAACTTTCTGACGGCTTTATAGCCATGCCCGGCGGAATCGGAACGATGGATGAAATTTTCGAAATATTTACATGGGCGCAACTGGGATTTCATAGCAAGCCATGCGGATTGCTTAATATTGATGGTTATTACGATACACTGTTAAGCTTTCTAAATAGCGTTGTAAAAGAAGGGTTCTTAAAAAGCGTACACAAAGACATGCTTTTAACTGCGGATTCTCCCGCAAAAATTATTGATTCCTTTGCGGGCTATGAAGCTCCCGTTGTTTCCAAATGGGTAGAAAATGCAAAAGTTGAAACTAGAAAGCATCAATAA
- a CDS encoding AAA family ATPase, whose protein sequence is MKNPFHTDTLEPDQPFCNRVAELSELASHAGNGMNVVIFAPRRYGKTSLVRRVQHQLRTDGICVIYAQFMRLVSVEDLVHRLAKAIISGLHEHESLLEKGKRWLGLFPSIQTSFTIDPATGLPSVEIQMTKRQVDPMVALENILEEVGKFLEKETFQVCIALDEFQDIVDIKEPRVEALLREHIQRHKASYIFLGSRRRILLDIFNNRGRPFYQSATMMELEPLPEKECIDFIMSQFEQSGKQCPEDVALAVSQRVECYPYYLQALAYRVFELCEKECSIEDVAKASEALIANERYGYQAIIQGISTGQLKLLRGIAEEEKASLTSNDFMQAHNLTLGGVQSARKYLSEQDLIEKSKDGQWNIVDPIFRIWLLNAF, encoded by the coding sequence ATGAAAAACCCATTCCATACAGACACACTGGAGCCGGACCAGCCTTTCTGCAATCGCGTGGCTGAATTGAGCGAATTGGCAAGCCATGCCGGAAACGGCATGAACGTTGTTATCTTTGCTCCCAGACGTTATGGTAAAACATCCCTTGTCCGGCGCGTGCAGCACCAGCTTCGCACCGACGGGATTTGTGTTATCTACGCTCAGTTTATGCGACTTGTATCCGTGGAAGACTTAGTGCATCGGCTGGCCAAAGCCATCATCAGCGGACTTCACGAACATGAATCGCTGCTGGAAAAAGGAAAGAGATGGCTTGGATTATTCCCATCTATCCAAACCAGTTTTACCATAGACCCCGCAACCGGATTGCCATCGGTTGAAATCCAGATGACCAAACGTCAGGTAGATCCAATGGTGGCCCTAGAGAACATATTAGAAGAGGTCGGAAAATTCCTTGAAAAAGAAACTTTTCAAGTTTGTATAGCTCTGGATGAATTTCAAGATATCGTGGACATCAAAGAGCCCCGAGTTGAAGCCCTGCTTCGTGAGCACATTCAGCGGCACAAAGCATCCTACATATTCTTAGGAAGCCGTCGCCGTATACTGCTGGATATTTTCAACAACAGGGGCAGGCCTTTTTATCAAAGCGCAACAATGATGGAGCTTGAACCGCTTCCAGAAAAGGAATGCATTGATTTTATCATGAGCCAGTTCGAGCAGTCCGGCAAACAATGCCCGGAAGACGTTGCCCTTGCTGTATCTCAGAGGGTTGAATGTTATCCGTACTATCTTCAAGCTCTGGCTTACCGAGTATTTGAATTATGCGAAAAAGAATGTTCGATAGAAGACGTTGCAAAAGCATCTGAAGCTCTCATAGCTAATGAACGCTACGGATATCAGGCTATCATCCAAGGGATCAGTACCGGACAATTAAAACTACTGCGCGGAATTGCAGAAGAGGAGAAAGCGTCACTAACCTCAAACGATTTTATGCAAGCCCACAACCTAACTCTCGGCGGAGTTCAGTCAGCCCGCAAATATCTTAGTGAGCAAGATCTCATTGAAAAGAGCAAAGACGGCCAGTGGAACATAGTAGACCCAATTTTCCGAATATGGCTGCTTAACGCCTTTTAA